In one Bacillota bacterium genomic region, the following are encoded:
- a CDS encoding 50S ribosomal protein L9: protein MKVILEQDVPRLGKQGDLVEVNPGYARNYLFPRRLAKEATAGSLKEVQRQRKVQASKEARAEEEARALAERLSGQTVVITARAGEGGRLFGSVTNQDIADAIKKQLRVSIDKRRIELKEPLKALGEHSVTVRLFTDVTGELTVRVVPE, encoded by the coding sequence ATGAAAGTGATCTTGGAGCAAGATGTACCGCGGTTAGGTAAGCAGGGCGATCTGGTTGAGGTGAACCCTGGCTATGCCCGTAATTACTTATTCCCGCGTCGGTTAGCCAAGGAGGCCACCGCCGGCAGCTTAAAAGAAGTGCAGCGACAGCGCAAGGTGCAAGCGTCCAAAGAAGCCCGAGCCGAGGAAGAGGCCCGTGCTCTGGCCGAGAGGCTCTCAGGGCAGACTGTGGTTATCACCGCTCGGGCCGGGGAAGGGGGGCGTCTTTTTGGCTCGGTCACTAATCAGGATATTGCCGATGCTATTAAGAAACAGCTGCGGGTGAGCATAGATAAGAGGCGGATCGAACTGAAAGAACCCCTGAAAGCCCTGGGTGAACACAGCGTGACCGTTCGGTTGTTTACCGATGTAACCGGTGAGCTCACGGTCCGGGTGGTGCCGGAATAG